A window of Candidatus Bathyanammoxibius amoris genomic DNA:
GGTCCTCCACGTTTACCATGGAAGAGTTCAACAAAAGGAGGCTGTTCGGTTTCATGAAGTCCTTGAGCTTTATGTAGGAAGGCTGGTTCATGGCTATCAGGGTATCGGCCTCTTCCACCATTGGTGAGTATATTTCCTCTGTAGAGACAATCAGGTGGTAACACGCGGCTCCGCCTCTGACCTCTGTGCCATAGGAGGGGAAGAAAGTTACGTACTTGCCGTCAAGCATGGCGGCACGTGCCAGCAACCTTCCAAAAAGCATCATGCCCTGACCTCCATATCCCACCAGCATGACCTTTTCCGTCATGACCTCCCCCTTTCCCAGTCCTTAAAAGTGCCCAGCGGATATGTCTTGGTCATTTCTTCATCTATAAATTTCATCGAATCAAGGGAGTTCATTCTCCAGTAAACGGGGCATGGAGAAAGCACCTCTATAACGGAGAGACCCTTCTTCCTCATCTGTGTCCTGAAACCTTTTTTTATGGCCGCTTTTGTATTTTGCACGTTTTTGGGGTCCGTGATGGAAACCCTGGTCAGGTAGCCGCATCCGTCTACGGTTGCCAGGAGCTCGCAGATGCGTATAGGATAACCGTGGTCGTCGGCGTTCCTTCCGTCCGGACACGTTATTGTCCGCTGGTCCAGGAGGGTCGTCGG
This region includes:
- a CDS encoding 2-oxoacid:acceptor oxidoreductase family protein, giving the protein MTEKVMLVGYGGQGMMLFGRLLARAAMLDGKYVTFFPSYGTEVRGGAACYHLIVSTEEIYSPMVEEADTLIAMNQPSYIKLKDFMKPNSLLLLNSSMVNVEDPPGVKVYRIPATEMANELGNVVASNMVMMGVYNYIKNIIPADIFLNCLEKALRGKKAALYEINKLALERGENYIRNDSLINLPIL